The following proteins come from a genomic window of Aquimarina sp. MAR_2010_214:
- the menA gene encoding 1,4-dihydroxy-2-naphthoate octaprenyltransferase has translation MTKFKAWISAARLRTLPLSVSGIIVGSVLGHTWILEASPYESGGFFCCFGCPKFYFSEIFWLAIATTLGLQILSNFANDYGDGVKGTDNEDRVGPQRALQSGAISKNEMYRGIVLTALITLGVAVALIYVSFGKENFFYSVFFFILGLAAIVAAIKYTMGSSAYGYRGLGDLFVFIFFGLVSVVGCYFLFAKKLNMLVFLPAITIGLLSATVLNLNNMRDYKSDKKAGKNTLVVKLGINRARIYHFTLLIIAMLSMLVYLYVTYKTPMNFLCLIAYIPLLIHMKKVANTSNSELLDPELKKIALTTFLLSILFSLGQIL, from the coding sequence ATGACCAAATTTAAAGCGTGGATCTCTGCAGCTAGATTAAGAACTTTACCACTATCAGTTTCAGGAATAATCGTTGGATCTGTTTTGGGTCATACATGGATTTTAGAAGCATCTCCTTATGAATCGGGAGGCTTTTTTTGTTGTTTTGGTTGTCCCAAGTTTTATTTTTCAGAAATCTTTTGGTTGGCTATTGCAACTACATTAGGATTGCAAATTCTATCTAATTTTGCTAATGATTATGGCGATGGTGTAAAAGGAACTGATAATGAGGATAGAGTAGGGCCACAAAGAGCATTGCAGAGTGGAGCCATTTCTAAAAATGAAATGTATAGAGGGATAGTACTTACAGCATTAATTACACTAGGAGTTGCTGTTGCGTTAATTTATGTTTCTTTTGGGAAAGAAAATTTTTTCTATTCTGTATTCTTTTTCATATTGGGACTTGCTGCTATAGTAGCCGCTATCAAATATACAATGGGTAGCTCTGCATATGGATATAGAGGGTTGGGAGATCTTTTTGTATTTATCTTTTTTGGGTTAGTTAGTGTTGTTGGATGCTATTTTTTGTTTGCAAAAAAACTTAATATGCTTGTTTTTCTACCCGCCATCACTATCGGATTATTAAGTGCCACAGTATTAAACCTTAATAATATGAGAGATTATAAGAGTGATAAAAAAGCAGGTAAAAACACATTGGTTGTAAAACTAGGAATTAATCGGGCAAGAATTTATCATTTTACGTTACTAATTATTGCTATGCTATCCATGTTAGTATATCTATATGTTACATATAAAACTCCCATGAACTTTTTGTGCTTAATAGCTTATATTCCCTTGCTTATTCATATGAAAAAAGTTGCCAATACCAGTAATTCAGAACTGCTGGATCCTGAGTTAAAAAAAATAGCTTTAACAACATTTTTACTGTCTATTTTATTTAGTCTGGGACAGATTTTATAA
- a CDS encoding alpha-amylase family glycosyl hydrolase — protein sequence MTNSIKTITFLILCLMIGCKGEPKKDGIDKSKITKPDTKKVTESGKLPFIWEGSNIYFLLTDRFNNGDTTNDKALKRIEETGKLRGFEGGDIKGIIQKIEDGYFKDLGVNVIWFSPVVEQIHGSVDEGTGNTYAFHGYWTKDWTKIDPNFGTYKELKQLVETAHKNDIRILMDVVMNHTGPVTEQDPVWPDSWVRTSPPCTYKDYESTINCTLVKNLPDIKTENNENVELPETLINKWKEEGRLEIELAEIDVFFTKTRLKRSPRNYIIKWLTDYVRELGIDGYRVDTVKHIKEDAWSVLAEQAKLAFLEWKSKNPDKVLDANDFFMLGELYGYGIDGKRYYNFGDRKVDYFAHGFDNMINFQFKYDAYQLDYEKLFSKYSKALYTNLIGKGVTNYISSHDDAEPYDNKRNKTYESATKLLLTPGISQIYYGDETARSLIIKETKGDATLRSNMNWDAINNKNTKTLLRHWQKLGVFRKNHPAVGAGKHKMISKKPYVFSRKYFKNGISDKVVIALGLPMGEKIIRINSVFPEGAVLIDKYSGKEVIISNDSVAIDSEYEIALLAIKK from the coding sequence ATGACCAATTCTATAAAAACCATTACTTTTTTGATCTTATGCCTAATGATCGGATGTAAGGGTGAACCAAAGAAAGATGGTATTGATAAATCGAAAATCACTAAACCCGATACTAAAAAAGTAACAGAATCAGGAAAACTACCTTTCATTTGGGAAGGGTCAAATATATATTTTTTATTAACCGACAGGTTTAATAATGGAGATACAACAAACGATAAGGCTTTAAAACGAATCGAAGAAACTGGTAAATTAAGAGGTTTTGAGGGTGGTGATATAAAAGGGATCATTCAAAAAATTGAAGATGGATATTTTAAAGATCTTGGAGTTAATGTCATATGGTTTAGCCCGGTAGTAGAACAGATACATGGAAGCGTAGATGAAGGTACAGGGAATACATATGCGTTTCATGGGTACTGGACAAAAGATTGGACAAAAATTGATCCTAACTTTGGCACTTACAAAGAATTAAAACAATTAGTAGAAACAGCTCATAAAAATGATATCCGAATTCTAATGGATGTTGTAATGAACCATACAGGTCCTGTTACTGAGCAAGATCCTGTCTGGCCAGATAGTTGGGTAAGAACTTCTCCACCATGCACATATAAAGATTATGAAAGCACTATAAATTGTACTCTGGTGAAGAATCTTCCAGATATTAAAACAGAGAATAATGAAAATGTAGAATTACCTGAAACATTAATAAACAAATGGAAAGAAGAAGGTCGATTAGAAATAGAACTCGCAGAAATAGATGTTTTCTTTACTAAAACAAGATTAAAAAGATCTCCCAGGAATTATATTATCAAATGGTTAACTGATTATGTTAGAGAATTAGGAATAGATGGATATCGAGTAGATACGGTAAAACATATTAAAGAAGATGCCTGGAGTGTACTAGCCGAACAAGCTAAACTAGCATTCTTAGAATGGAAATCAAAAAACCCAGACAAAGTACTGGATGCTAATGATTTTTTTATGCTGGGCGAATTATATGGCTATGGAATCGATGGTAAACGATATTATAATTTTGGAGACCGTAAAGTAGATTATTTTGCTCACGGCTTTGATAATATGATTAATTTTCAATTCAAATATGATGCTTATCAACTTGATTACGAAAAATTATTTAGCAAATATAGTAAAGCTTTATATACCAATCTAATTGGTAAAGGGGTAACCAATTATATAAGTTCTCATGATGACGCAGAACCATATGATAATAAAAGAAATAAAACCTATGAATCTGCTACCAAACTGTTATTAACTCCGGGGATATCACAAATATATTATGGCGATGAGACAGCAAGATCTCTAATCATCAAAGAAACTAAAGGAGATGCTACTCTTAGATCTAATATGAATTGGGATGCAATCAACAATAAGAACACCAAAACATTATTAAGACATTGGCAAAAATTAGGAGTCTTTAGAAAAAATCACCCAGCTGTTGGAGCTGGTAAGCACAAAATGATATCCAAAAAACCTTATGTCTTTTCAAGAAAGTATTTTAAAAACGGAATATCAGACAAGGTTGTAATAGCATTAGGTCTTCCTATGGGAGAAAAAATTATTAGAATTAACTCGGTTTTCCCAGAAGGAGCTGTTTTAATCGACAAATACTCAGGAAAAGAAGTTATCATCTCTAATGATTCGGTAGCAATCGATTCTGAATATGAAATTGCTTTATTAGCAATAAAAAAGTAA
- a CDS encoding alpha/beta hydrolase, which produces MRKLKKILLWGISLYSIAIVLLYFFQEKIIFQPEVLPKDHIFQFRHPFEEFFLQTNDNSRLNAIRFVNEDPKGVILYFHGNKGNLKRWGKIAMFFAQKKYDIIILDYRGYGKSTGKISEQKLYEDAQLFYNYVLERYPEDQIMIYGRSIGTGIAIKMASDNQPSHLILETPYYNMKDVAESWLPYFPTNLVLRYEIPSNEFIQNVVCNITIYHGTNDKVVPYASGKKLFNNIPVSNKRMITIPNGAHNNLMQFDEYLTTIDEVLKND; this is translated from the coding sequence ATGCGCAAGCTTAAAAAAATACTATTGTGGGGTATATCGCTCTATAGTATTGCGATTGTATTATTATATTTTTTTCAGGAAAAAATTATTTTTCAACCAGAAGTACTTCCTAAGGATCATATTTTTCAATTTAGACACCCATTTGAAGAGTTTTTTCTACAAACCAATGATAACAGCCGCCTTAATGCTATTCGTTTTGTTAATGAAGATCCTAAAGGGGTGATTTTATATTTTCATGGTAATAAAGGAAATTTGAAACGTTGGGGGAAAATAGCAATGTTCTTTGCTCAAAAAAAATATGATATCATCATTTTGGATTATCGAGGGTATGGTAAAAGTACAGGGAAAATAAGTGAACAAAAATTATATGAGGATGCCCAATTGTTTTATAATTATGTTTTAGAACGTTACCCCGAGGATCAAATAATGATTTATGGAAGATCCATTGGTACCGGAATTGCAATAAAAATGGCTTCAGACAATCAACCTAGCCATTTGATATTAGAAACTCCATATTACAATATGAAAGATGTAGCAGAAAGTTGGTTACCCTATTTTCCAACAAACCTGGTATTACGATATGAAATTCCGTCTAATGAATTTATACAAAATGTAGTTTGTAATATCACTATTTATCATGGAACCAATGATAAGGTAGTTCCTTATGCGTCTGGCAAAAAATTGTTTAATAATATTCCAGTCTCAAATAAAAGAATGATCACGATACCCAATGGGGCTCATAATAACTTAATGCAATTTGATGAGTATCTTACTACGATTGATGAAGTTTTAAAAAATGATTGA
- a CDS encoding alpha/beta hydrolase, with translation MSYWEYIAISVLAVYVIVSITLYYLQEYFIFKPEKLDKDFQFHYNNQIVEEYNLETRDGAILNGLHFKVEDPKGVVLYLKGNSKSIKGWGKFAVDFTRHGYDVFMLDYRGFGKSTGRRSFKAIKRDLQFVYDKIKDKVKEEYIILYGRSMGSGFATKLASINNPKMLILDAPYYSLNKVAAKFIPFMPISLIMRYPIPTYKWLKYVNCPIHIIHGTHDKLIPFKSSIKLSKIRPKLTRLYTVIGGGHKNLNNFESYHKMLGEIINSKIRKINLSNTSIGVVHSSKKTNAQA, from the coding sequence ATGTCATATTGGGAATACATAGCAATTAGTGTTCTTGCAGTGTATGTTATTGTGAGTATAACCTTATATTATTTACAGGAGTATTTTATTTTTAAGCCTGAGAAATTAGATAAGGATTTTCAATTTCATTATAACAATCAGATTGTAGAAGAATATAATCTGGAAACAAGAGATGGAGCAATACTTAATGGGCTTCATTTTAAAGTAGAGGACCCAAAAGGGGTTGTACTATATCTTAAAGGGAATTCTAAGAGCATAAAAGGCTGGGGTAAATTTGCTGTAGACTTTACAAGACATGGATATGATGTATTTATGTTAGATTATAGAGGATTTGGTAAAAGCACAGGCAGACGCTCTTTTAAGGCAATAAAAAGAGATCTTCAGTTTGTTTATGATAAGATTAAAGATAAAGTAAAAGAAGAGTATATTATTTTATACGGACGTTCAATGGGATCTGGATTTGCTACAAAACTAGCCTCTATTAATAATCCAAAAATGTTGATATTGGATGCTCCTTATTATAGTTTAAATAAAGTTGCAGCCAAGTTTATTCCTTTTATGCCGATTTCATTAATAATGAGGTACCCTATACCAACCTATAAATGGCTTAAGTATGTAAATTGTCCTATTCATATCATACATGGTACCCATGATAAATTAATTCCTTTTAAATCAAGTATTAAATTATCAAAAATTCGACCAAAACTCACCCGATTATATACTGTGATAGGAGGAGGACATAAAAATTTAAATAATTTTGAATCTTATCATAAGATGCTTGGAGAAATTATCAATTCTAAAATTAGAAAGATAAATCTTTCTAATACAAGTATTGGTGTTGTGCACTCATCAAAAAAAACAAATGCGCAAGCTTAA
- a CDS encoding outer membrane beta-barrel protein: MKKIAFLILFTTLSVVSYGQYRWEVSAGGTFSKLNLDNQETTGGTGFFVNAGYGYVMGVRARTSIVFSLDLLQRTSEIEGLGDAETLQVGFNPKFRYLTGDGKDRFRGFINVGPSFRVNTKFEINGVELEDDAYEKLIIGGVYGVGFSQMIGEMFDVIAEVGVMNDFVDNLTDTDSKFFDVYARVGVRFRIYDARR; the protein is encoded by the coding sequence ATGAAAAAAATAGCATTTCTTATTCTTTTTACAACACTTTCTGTTGTTTCTTATGGACAATATCGCTGGGAAGTTTCTGCCGGAGGTACCTTTTCTAAGCTAAATCTGGATAACCAGGAAACCACTGGCGGAACAGGCTTTTTTGTTAATGCCGGATATGGCTATGTAATGGGAGTTAGAGCAAGAACAAGTATTGTTTTTTCTCTTGATCTTTTACAGCGAACCAGTGAGATAGAAGGTCTTGGTGATGCAGAAACACTTCAGGTTGGATTTAATCCAAAATTTAGATACTTAACTGGCGATGGCAAAGATAGATTTCGTGGCTTTATTAATGTTGGACCTTCTTTTAGAGTAAATACAAAATTTGAAATAAATGGTGTAGAACTAGAAGATGATGCTTATGAGAAATTGATTATTGGCGGAGTATATGGGGTTGGTTTTTCTCAAATGATAGGAGAGATGTTTGATGTTATAGCAGAAGTGGGAGTAATGAATGATTTTGTAGATAACTTAACAGATACTGATAGCAAATTTTTTGATGTTTATGCTAGAGTAGGGGTTCGATTTAGAATCTACGATGCAAGGCGATAA
- a CDS encoding 4Fe-4S dicluster domain-containing protein, giving the protein MAIIITDECINCGACEPECPNTAIYEGADDWRYSDGTDLEGDVVLPGGKGVNADEAQEPVSDEVYYIVPDKCTECKGFHEEPQCAAVCPVDCCIPDEDVVETEEFLLQKQSFMHKE; this is encoded by the coding sequence ATGGCAATTATAATAACAGATGAATGTATAAACTGTGGTGCTTGTGAGCCAGAATGCCCAAATACTGCAATTTACGAAGGAGCTGATGATTGGAGATATTCTGATGGTACAGATTTAGAAGGAGATGTAGTTCTTCCTGGAGGTAAAGGTGTAAATGCTGATGAAGCACAAGAACCTGTAAGTGATGAAGTATATTATATAGTACCTGATAAATGTACCGAATGTAAAGGGTTTCATGAAGAACCACAATGTGCAGCGGTATGCCCTGTAGATTGTTGTATTCCTGATGAAGATGTAGTAGAAACTGAAGAGTTTTTATTACAAAAACAATCTTTTATGCATAAAGAATAA
- a CDS encoding acyl-CoA reductase: MLLNDRIKAFSELGKFLNQFKSTGYEKVNAIHHNDDFFDEMTHKIATAVHHNGWFTEENVLFSLQQWSNALTENNLKKWLSSYSLEKTEPKVIGIIMAGNIPLVGFHDFLSVLISGHNVLVKQSSNDNQLLPFLASYLITVEPRFEGFIEFTSEKFKDFDAVIATGSNNTSRYFEYYFGKVPNIIRKNRNSVAILTGNETKQQLEALGKDIFRYFGLGCRSVSKLMVPKGYDFDTFFKAMYPYHDIIKSAKYANNYDYNKAVYLMSNYKLFENGFLMLKEDESYASPIATLFYEIYDSKDQLSKKIQNDSEKIQCIVGDGFSTECIAFGETQSPQLSDYADGIDIIEFLIKID, encoded by the coding sequence ATGTTATTAAATGATCGTATCAAAGCTTTTTCTGAATTAGGAAAGTTTCTTAACCAATTCAAATCTACTGGTTATGAGAAAGTTAATGCCATTCATCACAATGATGATTTTTTTGATGAAATGACCCATAAAATTGCTACAGCAGTGCATCATAATGGATGGTTTACAGAGGAAAATGTACTTTTTTCTCTACAACAATGGAGCAATGCTCTTACTGAGAACAATTTAAAAAAGTGGCTATCTTCCTATTCTTTAGAAAAAACAGAACCAAAGGTTATTGGTATTATTATGGCAGGAAACATTCCATTAGTTGGATTTCATGATTTTTTGTCTGTATTAATTTCGGGACACAACGTTTTGGTAAAACAATCTTCAAATGATAATCAATTATTACCATTTTTAGCCTCATACCTAATAACTGTGGAGCCTCGATTTGAAGGGTTTATCGAATTTACTTCAGAAAAATTTAAAGATTTTGATGCTGTAATTGCAACAGGAAGTAATAATACTTCCAGATATTTTGAATATTACTTTGGTAAAGTTCCCAATATCATACGCAAAAACAGGAATTCTGTTGCTATCTTAACAGGAAATGAGACCAAACAGCAACTTGAAGCGCTTGGCAAAGATATTTTTAGATATTTTGGATTAGGATGTAGAAGTGTATCAAAACTAATGGTGCCCAAAGGGTATGATTTTGATACTTTTTTTAAAGCTATGTATCCATATCATGATATTATCAAAAGTGCAAAATATGCAAACAATTATGATTACAATAAAGCAGTTTACTTAATGAGTAATTACAAATTGTTTGAAAATGGTTTTCTAATGCTCAAAGAGGATGAAAGTTATGCTTCTCCAATTGCTACATTATTTTATGAAATCTATGATTCTAAAGATCAGTTAAGCAAAAAGATACAAAATGACAGCGAAAAAATACAATGTATCGTAGGTGATGGTTTTTCTACAGAATGCATTGCATTTGGAGAAACTCAAAGCCCTCAACTTTCAGATTACGCAGACGGTATAGACATTATTGAGTTTTTGATAAAAATTGATTAA
- the serC gene encoding 3-phosphoserine/phosphohydroxythreonine transaminase, with amino-acid sequence MKKHNFSAGPCILPQEVFKEASQAVLDFNNSGLSILEISHRSKDFVDVMEEARSLALELLGLEGKGYKALFLQGGASSQFLMTAYNLLQSKAGYLNTGAWSDKAIKEAKLFGDVIEVASSKDSNFNFIPKGYDIPKGLDYLHLTSNNTIYGTQLKDFPSTDAPLVCDMSSDIFSRQLDFSKFSLIYAGAQKNMGPAGTTLVVIKEDILGKIERKIPSILDYQVHISKASMFNTPPVYPVYVSMLTLRWLKKLGGIAAIEELNEKKAKLIYSEIDVNPLFEGFAAKEDRSDMNATFTLVNEDLKETFDTMWKEAGINGINGHRSIGGYRASMYNALSLDSVAALVDIMGDLERKA; translated from the coding sequence ATGAAAAAGCATAATTTTAGCGCTGGACCCTGTATTTTACCGCAAGAAGTATTTAAAGAAGCATCACAAGCAGTGTTAGATTTTAACAACTCTGGTCTTTCTATTTTGGAAATATCACATCGTAGTAAAGATTTTGTTGATGTCATGGAAGAAGCTAGAAGTCTGGCTCTAGAGTTACTAGGCTTAGAAGGTAAAGGATATAAAGCGCTATTTCTTCAAGGCGGGGCAAGTTCTCAATTTTTAATGACCGCTTATAACCTACTACAATCTAAAGCTGGCTATTTAAATACTGGAGCCTGGAGTGATAAAGCTATTAAAGAAGCTAAGCTTTTTGGTGATGTAATAGAAGTAGCTTCATCAAAAGATTCTAATTTCAATTTTATTCCTAAAGGATATGATATTCCTAAAGGATTAGATTATTTACACCTTACTAGTAATAACACTATTTATGGTACACAATTAAAGGATTTTCCTTCTACCGATGCTCCTCTTGTATGTGACATGAGTAGTGATATATTCTCAAGACAATTAGATTTTTCAAAATTTAGTTTGATCTACGCAGGAGCACAAAAAAACATGGGGCCTGCAGGTACTACTCTTGTTGTAATAAAAGAAGATATTCTTGGAAAAATAGAACGAAAAATTCCTTCTATACTAGATTATCAGGTTCATATTAGCAAAGCAAGTATGTTCAATACGCCCCCAGTGTATCCTGTCTATGTATCTATGCTTACATTAAGATGGCTTAAAAAACTTGGAGGAATTGCTGCTATAGAAGAATTGAATGAAAAAAAGGCTAAACTTATCTATTCAGAAATTGATGTAAACCCACTGTTTGAGGGGTTTGCTGCCAAAGAAGATAGATCTGATATGAATGCCACTTTTACATTGGTAAATGAAGACCTCAAAGAAACTTTTGATACGATGTGGAAAGAAGCAGGAATTAATGGAATTAATGGTCACCGTAGTATTGGAGGGTATAGAGCAAGTATGTATAACGCACTAAGTTTAGATAGCGTTGCTGCTCTTGTAGATATAATGGGCGATCTGGAACGTAAAGCATAA
- a CDS encoding D-2-hydroxyacid dehydrogenase produces the protein MKVLANDGVSQSGIEALEKKGFEVLTTTVAQDQLVNYINENEISVLLVRSATKVRTDIIDNCPSLKIIGRGGVGMDNIDVSYAREKGLHVINTPAASSGSVAELVFAHLYGSVRFLHDSNRNMPLDGDSKFKNLKKAYGSGIELRGKTLGVIGIGRIGQATAKIAIGVGMNVIAYDPFIEEVDIPLEFFDGQSLKFKIKTVSKEEVLKNSDFFTLHVPAQKEYVVGKSEIEQMKDGAGIINAARGGVIDEVALVEALEKGKLGFAGLDVFENEPNPAIKVLMNNKISLTPHIGAATGEAQDRIGQELAEQIIKILN, from the coding sequence ATGAAAGTATTAGCAAACGACGGAGTATCTCAAAGCGGAATTGAAGCTTTAGAAAAAAAAGGCTTCGAGGTTTTAACAACTACAGTAGCTCAAGATCAATTGGTTAATTATATTAATGAAAATGAAATTTCTGTATTGCTTGTACGTAGTGCTACTAAAGTAAGAACAGATATCATTGATAACTGTCCTTCTCTTAAGATTATAGGACGTGGTGGTGTAGGAATGGATAACATTGATGTATCATACGCCCGAGAAAAAGGTCTTCATGTAATTAATACTCCCGCAGCTTCTTCTGGATCTGTGGCAGAATTAGTTTTTGCACACTTATATGGTAGTGTTCGCTTTTTACACGATTCTAACCGTAATATGCCTCTAGATGGTGATAGCAAATTCAAAAACCTGAAAAAAGCATATGGAAGTGGTATCGAATTAAGAGGAAAAACACTTGGTGTAATAGGAATAGGGCGAATAGGACAGGCAACTGCAAAAATTGCAATTGGAGTTGGAATGAATGTTATTGCCTATGATCCTTTTATAGAGGAAGTAGACATACCATTAGAGTTCTTTGATGGACAATCTTTAAAATTTAAAATTAAGACGGTATCTAAAGAAGAGGTTCTTAAAAATTCTGATTTTTTCACGCTACACGTTCCTGCACAAAAAGAGTATGTGGTAGGAAAGTCTGAAATTGAACAAATGAAAGATGGCGCAGGAATTATAAATGCCGCAAGAGGTGGAGTAATTGACGAAGTTGCATTAGTAGAAGCTTTAGAAAAAGGGAAACTAGGTTTTGCAGGACTTGATGTGTTTGAAAATGAACCTAATCCAGCAATCAAAGTATTGATGAATAATAAGATATCTCTTACACCACATATTGGTGCTGCCACAGGAGAAGCTCAGGATCGTATTGGCCAGGAACTGGCTGAGCAAATCATTAAGATTCTTAACTAA
- a CDS encoding DUF937 domain-containing protein, whose amino-acid sequence MSGILDLLNSPMGKQIISGVSSQTGQSTDKTGDLLSMAMPVLMGAMQRNASTPEGASGLLGALTGKHSGGILDNLGGLFDGGVDQSVTNDGAGILGHILGNKQPAVENALSQKSGIDSGSVAQILKVAAPILLGALGKQAKQNNVSDANGLSSLLGSMSGGGSKQQSLIESFLDADGDGSILDDVAGMLLSSGGKKSGGLGGLLGGLFGK is encoded by the coding sequence ATGTCAGGAATTTTAGACCTTTTAAATAGCCCAATGGGTAAACAAATTATCAGTGGTGTTAGTTCACAAACAGGCCAATCAACTGATAAAACAGGAGATTTACTAAGTATGGCTATGCCCGTACTTATGGGAGCAATGCAACGAAATGCATCTACACCTGAAGGAGCTTCGGGATTATTAGGTGCACTAACAGGTAAACATTCTGGTGGAATTTTAGATAATTTGGGAGGTTTATTTGATGGTGGTGTTGATCAAAGTGTTACGAATGATGGAGCTGGTATTCTAGGACATATTCTTGGAAATAAACAACCTGCAGTAGAAAATGCTCTAAGTCAAAAATCAGGGATTGACTCTGGTTCTGTAGCCCAAATACTTAAAGTAGCTGCTCCAATTCTTTTGGGGGCATTAGGGAAACAAGCCAAACAAAACAATGTAAGTGATGCTAATGGGTTATCAAGTTTATTAGGCAGTATGTCTGGTGGCGGTTCTAAGCAGCAATCATTGATAGAATCTTTCTTAGATGCAGATGGTGATGGGAGTATTCTTGATGATGTTGCCGGAATGCTATTAAGTAGCGGAGGAAAGAAAAGCGGAGGTCTTGGAGGACTTCTTGGTGGGCTTTTTGGAAAATAA
- a CDS encoding DUF6146 family protein, with protein MKNCIYILILGIFIYSCSTTKNRKMDVASTDTVSDTVRIANDSLEYEIIIIEPGFNSWVATQRPRGFYSETFLETRNRFYVTEYNQRVIQPQRFDPNLYLQRINYDSAIHYGYEVNYLLYNYFLYFEQRYRQRFIVTRGRRF; from the coding sequence ATGAAAAATTGTATTTACATATTAATCTTGGGGATATTCATTTATAGTTGTTCTACAACTAAAAACAGAAAAATGGATGTAGCCTCTACCGATACTGTTTCAGATACTGTAAGAATAGCAAATGATAGTCTGGAATACGAAATTATTATCATCGAACCTGGATTTAATTCATGGGTAGCTACTCAAAGACCCAGAGGATTTTATTCTGAAACATTTTTAGAAACTAGAAATCGTTTTTATGTTACAGAATATAATCAACGAGTGATACAACCACAGCGATTTGATCCTAATTTATACCTTCAGCGAATCAATTATGACTCAGCAATTCATTATGGGTATGAAGTAAATTATCTTCTATACAATTACTTTCTATATTTTGAGCAGCGATATCGACAACGATTTATTGTAACAAGAGGGCGAAGGTTTTGA
- a CDS encoding DUF6787 family protein, translating into MQKFKKRWEIKRNWQLIFPILGLLSLVFSSYLIGKYILKLLPINQIDTTYIGVLSALVIFLSSIFLFITLKLFNILETKWNVLYRWELIAIFIAFAVTGSTAARISDPILSFLGLHREITNGWIYWPIRILFIFPVYQVLLIIVGWLFGQFKFFWGFEKKMLSRMGFARFFKD; encoded by the coding sequence ATGCAAAAATTTAAGAAACGCTGGGAAATAAAACGTAATTGGCAATTGATATTTCCTATATTAGGATTATTAAGTTTAGTATTCTCTTCTTATCTGATTGGAAAATATATTTTGAAACTATTACCTATAAATCAGATCGATACGACATATATTGGCGTACTATCGGCATTAGTAATTTTTCTTTCCTCAATATTTCTTTTTATTACCTTAAAACTTTTTAATATTCTCGAAACAAAGTGGAATGTTTTGTATAGATGGGAACTCATTGCTATTTTTATTGCTTTTGCAGTTACCGGATCTACTGCAGCTCGTATTTCTGATCCTATACTTTCTTTTTTGGGGTTACACAGAGAGATAACAAATGGTTGGATTTATTGGCCTATCAGGATATTATTCATATTCCCTGTATATCAAGTATTACTTATCATCGTAGGATGGCTCTTTGGGCAGTTTAAATTTTTCTGGGGTTTTGAAAAAAAGATGCTAAGCAGAATGGGATTTGCTCGCTTCTTTAAAGATTAA